A DNA window from Niabella yanshanensis contains the following coding sequences:
- a CDS encoding SusC/RagA family TonB-linked outer membrane protein, with protein sequence MFPGTKIYQQLTQSKLLLVALFSFLGFTALGQRIITGTVRNAKDKQPLAQISVLVERSSRGTTTNENGGFSIQANTGETITFSGVGYITKQLIIDAKTNLDIELEPGEGQLENVVVTTALGIKRESKSLGYSATVLDNQDLTDAVSGNWTDALSGKVAGLNLIRSGAGPTGSNKIILRGENNLTGENEALIVVDGVVINNGSARRTANGSEAIYGTGADNMPADYGSGLNDLNPEDIESVTVLKGPGAAALYGQRGANGAIIITTKTSKAKKKQWAFSFNSNYGVEEINRWPDMQFEYGQGLGGAAHYSFDAGPDGGSTSGTSSAYGPRFNGQMFYQFNPVTMTQDSVRTPWVPYTNKIRKYFDKGRTFTNSITADKNFGNTNLRLSYTNVNNKWIMPNTGYQRNSAALSVNTKLFEKLQLSARLNYTNKQSDNLPGAGYGNQSVMYWFIFWQPNADLDWLKNYWHIRDGDGNPIPPGRRIMYPYSSFPENPYAVAYEFLNGSNRNTVVGNVSATYNFTKDLSLMVRTAGDWGQEDRSQKRPYDAGTKFPKGSYRTQDIASKEWTTDFLLKYNKDFSEDFKVTFTGGGSTLRNYYDRIEMRADSLKTPFAYSLEGAAGRPVYIPYKSKYAINSFYGLIAASFKDYLFVDLSGRQDWNSVLATPTRTTNSGFFYPALNMSYIVSDAHKVPQAINFAKLRFSLSSVGSGTTIPYRTSYNYVPDFLFDSAYYQNPKVLANPDLKPLRTITAELGANVRLFDNRLTIDVAGYVGNTKNQILERIIDYSSGYQREVINAGKVRNTGFELAVNVNTIKSKTREGFNWNTNIIFSTNKNEIISMPDSSLVLARGPIGGGQVVAKVGGSMGDLYGRGYVRAPDGQIVYDAQTGYALISEEVVYVGNTIPKGKLAVGNEFSYKRFRLNLLFDGQWGAKAHSLMNHKMSEQGKLTTTLPGRYQGIIGNGVIKNADGSYRPNDVLATNIDNYYRSHFGIDNAEGNTFSTDFIKFREARLDYSLPEPLLRKIGLSRVSLGVYGRDLFIWSPWPMFDPEFGTLTGTDIVRGFEVAQFPSTRTIGANLVIGL encoded by the coding sequence ATGTTTCCAGGAACAAAAATTTATCAACAACTGACGCAAAGTAAGTTGCTTTTAGTTGCGCTGTTTTCCTTTCTTGGGTTTACTGCCCTGGGCCAGCGAATCATAACAGGAACTGTTAGAAACGCTAAAGACAAACAGCCGCTCGCGCAGATAAGTGTGCTCGTGGAAAGAAGTTCAAGGGGTACTACTACCAATGAAAATGGTGGATTCTCCATTCAGGCAAATACTGGAGAGACCATTACTTTTTCGGGAGTAGGATATATTACAAAACAGTTGATAATAGACGCTAAAACCAACCTTGATATTGAGCTAGAGCCGGGCGAGGGTCAACTGGAAAACGTGGTGGTAACTACGGCTTTAGGTATTAAGAGAGAATCTAAATCCCTGGGTTATTCTGCTACGGTACTGGATAACCAGGATTTAACAGACGCGGTTTCAGGAAACTGGACGGACGCTTTGTCGGGGAAGGTTGCGGGATTGAACCTGATCCGTTCCGGCGCGGGGCCTACCGGGTCTAACAAAATTATTTTGCGTGGCGAAAACAACCTTACCGGCGAAAATGAAGCGTTGATAGTGGTAGATGGCGTGGTCATTAATAACGGTAGCGCGCGCCGTACCGCTAATGGCAGCGAAGCTATTTATGGTACCGGCGCCGACAATATGCCTGCCGATTATGGCAGCGGGCTTAACGACCTGAACCCTGAGGATATTGAAAGCGTAACCGTGCTGAAAGGCCCCGGTGCAGCAGCTCTATACGGGCAGCGCGGCGCCAACGGAGCCATTATCATCACCACCAAAACCTCGAAAGCCAAGAAGAAGCAATGGGCGTTCTCTTTTAACTCCAATTACGGCGTTGAAGAGATTAACCGCTGGCCCGATATGCAGTTCGAATATGGACAGGGCCTGGGTGGCGCCGCACATTACTCGTTTGATGCAGGGCCTGATGGAGGCAGCACGTCAGGTACCAGCTCGGCTTATGGCCCCCGCTTCAACGGGCAGATGTTTTATCAGTTTAACCCGGTTACAATGACGCAGGACTCAGTGCGTACGCCCTGGGTACCCTATACCAATAAGATCAGGAAATATTTTGATAAAGGCCGTACATTCACCAACAGCATTACTGCCGATAAAAATTTTGGCAATACCAATCTAAGGCTTTCCTATACCAATGTGAACAATAAATGGATCATGCCCAACACGGGTTACCAGCGCAACTCTGCGGCGCTTTCGGTTAATACCAAACTGTTTGAAAAACTTCAGCTGTCAGCAAGGTTAAACTATACCAACAAGCAAAGCGATAACCTGCCCGGCGCCGGCTATGGCAACCAGTCCGTAATGTACTGGTTCATTTTCTGGCAGCCCAATGCCGACCTGGACTGGCTCAAAAACTATTGGCATATACGCGACGGAGATGGAAACCCTATACCGCCGGGCCGGAGAATCATGTACCCTTACAGCTCTTTTCCCGAGAACCCTTATGCCGTTGCTTATGAATTCCTGAACGGGTCGAACAGGAATACTGTAGTAGGGAATGTTTCAGCTACCTATAATTTTACAAAGGACCTGAGCCTGATGGTGCGTACCGCAGGCGACTGGGGACAGGAGGACCGCTCACAGAAAAGGCCTTATGATGCCGGCACAAAATTCCCTAAAGGAAGCTATCGTACACAGGATATCGCTTCCAAAGAATGGACTACGGACTTTCTTTTAAAATACAATAAAGATTTTTCGGAGGACTTTAAAGTAACTTTCACCGGCGGCGGAAGTACCCTGAGAAATTATTATGACAGGATCGAAATGAGGGCAGATTCTCTCAAAACGCCTTTTGCTTATTCGCTTGAAGGAGCCGCCGGCCGGCCGGTATACATTCCCTATAAAAGCAAGTATGCTATTAATAGTTTTTATGGTTTAATAGCCGCATCGTTTAAAGACTATTTGTTTGTAGACCTTTCGGGAAGACAGGACTGGAACAGCGTGCTGGCAACACCTACCCGTACCACGAACAGCGGGTTCTTCTACCCCGCGCTTAATATGAGCTATATTGTTTCGGATGCGCATAAGGTGCCTCAAGCAATCAATTTTGCAAAACTCCGCTTCTCGTTATCCAGCGTGGGCAGCGGGACCACTATTCCTTACCGCACTTCTTATAATTATGTTCCCGATTTTTTGTTTGACAGCGCTTATTATCAAAACCCTAAGGTACTTGCCAATCCTGACCTGAAACCATTGCGCACCATTACAGCAGAGCTAGGCGCCAATGTAAGATTGTTTGACAACCGCCTTACTATTGATGTAGCAGGATATGTAGGCAATACAAAAAACCAGATACTTGAAAGGATCATCGATTATTCCAGCGGGTATCAAAGGGAAGTGATCAATGCAGGTAAGGTGCGCAACACCGGCTTCGAGCTGGCAGTCAACGTTAATACTATAAAATCAAAAACAAGAGAGGGTTTTAACTGGAACACCAATATTATATTTTCTACCAACAAAAACGAGATCATTAGTATGCCCGACTCAAGCCTAGTGCTCGCAAGGGGCCCAATCGGCGGCGGACAGGTTGTTGCAAAAGTAGGGGGAAGTATGGGCGATTTGTATGGCCGGGGTTATGTACGTGCCCCGGACGGGCAGATCGTATACGACGCACAAACCGGGTATGCCCTGATATCGGAAGAGGTGGTTTATGTTGGGAACACCATTCCGAAAGGTAAACTGGCTGTAGGCAATGAGTTTAGCTACAAACGGTTTCGCTTAAACCTTCTGTTCGATGGCCAATGGGGGGCAAAAGCTCACTCCCTGATGAATCATAAAATGTCAGAACAGGGTAAGCTAACTACAACCCTGCCGGGCAGGTACCAGGGCATCATTGGCAACGGCGTAATAAAGAATGCAGATGGGAGTTACCGCCCTAATGATGTGTTGGCAACTAATATAGACAACTATTACCGTTCGCATTTCGGGATTGATAACGCGGAGGGCAACACTTTCAGCACAGACTTTATTAAGTTCAGGGAAGCAAGGTTAGATTACAGTCTGCCCGAACCGCTGCTTCGTAAAATCGGATTGAGTCGCGTATCGCTGGGCGTTTACGGAAGGGACCTTTTTATATGGTCGCCCTGGCCTATGTTCGATCCGGAATTTGGGACCCTTACGGGAACCGACATTGTACGGGGCTTTGAAGTGGCGCAGTTCCCTTCCACACGAACAATTGGAGCTAATTTAGTAATAGGGTTATAA
- a CDS encoding SusD/RagB family nutrient-binding outer membrane lipoprotein encodes MKTNFFIPAMIFSIILLMLSCTKDFEKINTDPNNVLSVAPQQLLAPALRASLNYNMIRNRNFNNELMQVTVDMSDGDSRVFRYDYRSTWSDYLWNGIYIELTNFKDMYHIAKGDSTQPQTSYMGISLILQSWLYSILTDTYGDVPFLQANSARKEYGDVKEPAFDSQKDIYLGLFHNLEQANQLLKAGQPVDTKSDPIYHGDVAKWRRFGNSLYLRLLLRVSAKAELASAITGKIKEIVETSSSEYPVFTNNNESAILKWTGTGAYISPYVNGVRAQDFRSPGIAEFFIDNLKYWNDPRLDGDNYGIDGISRWGIAKSGGEYAGTESGYPVGADITRGSYFYATDQAAAITMQSEPLSGMMMNYAELQFILAEAAVKGWISGQAESYYKEGVKNSITLWLPEWNVDIDTYLATPASSGKQWTETASVNDKMEKIHVQKYYALFFADLQQWFEHRRTGHPVLPKGSGLENNGVMPARMVYPVYVQSTNPTNYKRAVQQQGPDQIYTQVWWQKP; translated from the coding sequence ATGAAAACAAATTTTTTTATACCTGCTATGATCTTCAGTATCATTTTGTTGATGCTCTCCTGCACAAAAGATTTTGAAAAAATAAATACGGATCCTAATAATGTGCTTTCAGTAGCGCCTCAGCAGTTATTGGCTCCGGCCTTGCGCGCTTCGCTCAATTATAACATGATACGAAATCGCAATTTCAACAACGAGTTAATGCAGGTAACGGTTGACATGAGCGATGGCGACAGCCGTGTATTCAGGTATGATTACCGTTCTACCTGGTCTGATTATTTATGGAACGGCATTTATATCGAGCTTACCAATTTTAAGGATATGTATCATATAGCCAAAGGAGATTCTACTCAGCCGCAGACAAGCTATATGGGCATTTCGCTCATTCTTCAATCCTGGCTGTACTCCATACTTACCGATACTTATGGTGATGTGCCTTTTTTACAGGCCAATAGCGCCAGAAAAGAGTACGGGGATGTAAAAGAACCGGCTTTCGATAGTCAAAAAGATATTTATCTGGGTTTATTTCACAACCTTGAGCAGGCCAACCAGCTTTTAAAGGCAGGCCAGCCTGTAGATACAAAATCAGATCCCATTTACCATGGAGACGTAGCTAAATGGCGCAGGTTTGGTAATTCGCTTTATTTACGGTTACTGCTTCGTGTATCCGCTAAAGCAGAACTGGCTTCTGCAATAACCGGTAAAATAAAGGAAATAGTGGAGACCAGTTCTTCCGAATACCCAGTGTTTACGAATAATAATGAATCAGCCATTTTAAAATGGACAGGAACGGGCGCTTATATTTCTCCTTATGTGAACGGGGTACGCGCCCAGGACTTCCGGTCGCCGGGTATAGCAGAATTTTTTATTGACAACCTGAAATATTGGAATGATCCCAGGCTAGACGGAGATAATTATGGAATTGATGGAATCAGCCGCTGGGGCATCGCAAAATCGGGAGGCGAATATGCAGGAACGGAAAGCGGTTACCCTGTTGGTGCTGATATAACCAGAGGCTCTTACTTTTATGCAACAGATCAGGCTGCAGCTATAACCATGCAAAGCGAGCCGCTTTCGGGGATGATGATGAATTATGCAGAATTGCAGTTTATCCTGGCCGAGGCGGCTGTAAAAGGCTGGATCAGTGGCCAGGCCGAATCTTATTATAAAGAAGGCGTAAAAAACAGTATCACACTTTGGCTGCCGGAATGGAATGTGGATATTGACACTTACCTCGCTACGCCGGCGTCTTCGGGAAAGCAATGGACAGAGACCGCCTCGGTGAATGATAAAATGGAAAAAATACATGTGCAAAAATACTACGCCTTATTTTTTGCCGACCTGCAGCAGTGGTTTGAACACCGGCGTACGGGGCACCCCGTTTTACCTAAAGGCAGCGGACTCGAAAACAATGGCGTAATGCCCGCCCGCATGGTTTACCCTGTTTACGTGCAATCTACCAACCCTACCAACTATAAGCGGGCGGTACAGCAGCAGGGCCCCGATCAGATATACACTCAGGTATGGTGGCAGAAACCTTAA
- a CDS encoding DUF5689 domain-containing protein, with product MKKALSYCILFFAAVLIAGCKKDGYGNYPGGTVNPLISVYDLKSIFKESPVKLSQSTMFGSSKITGIVISDHSENNLPEGLLILQNAGRLNQNRGIAINIGAAAAGYVPGDSVVVTIEGGTMERVDGILQITGLASTTVEKKGSGKNIYTPVVGDVTAIAQNPDVYENTLVAITNSEFNPPATTGETFAGDKSIDNGSGSFSVHTENDAAFASKTLPFLASYIGVVLRQQDVFKLWPRKGSDIIVLSDKPPVIAPVVITGFLNNAIGGDANYEYIQLMATKDIDFSVTNMSVVTCNNAGSTGAPVMGWAIGGVRSYKFNLTSGTVTKGSYFYVGGNKVINGAASTDISVGNWIVSRTYSTVEGDGFGRTITNLLANSGNPAGIAVFNTIDVDSSTVPVDVIFFGGTSTSNTFAPGDPPAGYKITNTEYYEAQNTAVPTLDAQPLFLMGTNTFMFPLINDEAFRKLGGVYNIRSGKWQTKRTMTNLELPATSVLSDIETGGTTLSEDR from the coding sequence ATGAAAAAAGCTTTATCATACTGCATCTTATTTTTTGCCGCAGTTTTAATCGCGGGATGCAAAAAAGATGGTTATGGCAATTACCCGGGCGGCACTGTAAACCCGCTGATCTCTGTTTACGACCTGAAGTCCATATTCAAAGAAAGCCCGGTAAAATTATCGCAGTCTACCATGTTTGGCTCTTCTAAAATCACGGGTATTGTTATTTCCGATCACTCGGAGAATAACCTTCCCGAGGGACTACTGATATTACAGAATGCCGGCCGCCTCAATCAGAACAGGGGCATCGCCATTAATATCGGGGCTGCAGCGGCAGGTTATGTGCCGGGCGACTCCGTAGTAGTTACTATTGAAGGAGGGACAATGGAAAGGGTAGACGGGATCCTGCAAATAACCGGCCTTGCCAGCACTACTGTTGAAAAAAAGGGCTCTGGAAAAAATATCTATACACCTGTAGTTGGCGATGTAACTGCCATAGCGCAAAACCCTGATGTGTATGAAAATACCCTTGTCGCTATCACCAATTCGGAGTTTAATCCACCGGCAACTACAGGAGAAACTTTTGCCGGCGACAAATCTATAGATAACGGTTCGGGTAGCTTTTCTGTACACACAGAAAACGATGCTGCGTTTGCTTCAAAGACCCTGCCGTTCCTCGCTTCTTATATTGGGGTGGTCCTGAGGCAGCAGGACGTTTTCAAGCTCTGGCCCAGGAAAGGAAGTGATATCATAGTGCTCTCCGATAAGCCGCCGGTAATAGCCCCGGTTGTCATTACGGGCTTTTTGAACAATGCCATCGGGGGAGATGCCAACTATGAGTATATACAATTGATGGCTACAAAGGACATTGATTTTTCTGTTACCAATATGTCTGTTGTAACCTGTAATAATGCAGGAAGCACAGGCGCCCCTGTAATGGGCTGGGCTATTGGTGGTGTAAGGTCTTATAAGTTTAACCTTACTTCCGGAACGGTAACCAAAGGTTCTTATTTTTATGTTGGCGGCAACAAAGTAATTAATGGAGCAGCATCTACTGATATTAGTGTCGGCAACTGGATCGTGAGCAGGACCTACTCAACCGTTGAAGGCGACGGTTTTGGAAGGACTATTACCAATTTGTTGGCCAATAGCGGCAACCCAGCAGGTATCGCCGTATTCAATACGATTGATGTTGATTCTTCCACCGTTCCGGTTGATGTCATCTTTTTCGGTGGAACATCGACTAGCAACACTTTCGCGCCCGGAGATCCTCCCGCTGGTTACAAGATCACTAATACGGAATATTATGAAGCGCAAAATACAGCTGTACCTACTTTAGACGCTCAGCCATTATTCCTGATGGGAACGAATACCTTTATGTTTCCTTTGATAAATGATGAGGCCTTTAGAAAGCTGGGAGGCGTTTACAATATCCGGTCGGGAAAATGGCAGACCAAAAGAACGATGACAAACCTGGAGCTTCCTGCTACTTCGGTGCTGTCTGATATTGAAACCGGCGGCACAACGTTAAGTGAGGATAGGTAG
- the glpK gene encoding glycerol kinase GlpK produces the protein MSKYILSFDAGTTSSRAIVFDKKGSIIAVAQKEFQQIFPKPGWVEHDANEIWSTQIGVAAEAIVKAGITAADIAAIGITNQRETAVVWDRATSQPVYNAIVWQDRRTSDYCDELKKDGTAQIIKEKTGLVTDAYFSGTKLKWILDNVAGAREKAQKGELCFGTVDTWLLWKLTNGKSYVTDVSNASRTMIFNIHTLQWDEELLQKMDIPEAILPEVRSSSEVYGYTQHLLTSAEIPVAGIAGDQQAALFGQMCTQEGMVKNTYGTGCFMLMNTGTQPVASKNNLLTTIAWKINGKVHYALEGSVFIAGAVVQWLRDGLKVINKSSDVEALTATEPDNGGVYMVPAFTGLGAPYWNQHARGIIVGLTRGSSDGHIARAAVESIAYQTMDVLKAMEADAGITIKEVRVDGGATINDYLMQFQANLLNTAVVRPTITETTALGAAYLAGLAVGFWESIEDVQAYWKKEKFFEPYMKEDVRGMLQKEWKRAIKAAQVWSEE, from the coding sequence ATGTCAAAATACATCCTGTCATTTGATGCGGGTACTACGAGTTCGCGCGCTATTGTTTTCGACAAAAAAGGCAGCATTATCGCGGTTGCCCAGAAAGAGTTTCAACAGATATTTCCGAAGCCGGGTTGGGTAGAGCACGATGCTAATGAGATCTGGAGCACCCAGATAGGCGTAGCTGCGGAAGCCATTGTAAAAGCCGGGATTACGGCTGCTGACATTGCTGCAATAGGTATCACCAATCAACGGGAAACCGCTGTTGTATGGGATCGTGCTACTTCGCAGCCCGTTTACAACGCCATTGTATGGCAGGATCGCCGCACCAGTGATTATTGTGATGAATTAAAGAAAGACGGTACCGCTCAAATAATCAAAGAAAAAACGGGCCTGGTAACCGATGCTTATTTTTCAGGAACCAAACTGAAGTGGATATTAGATAATGTAGCGGGGGCCAGGGAGAAGGCGCAGAAGGGTGAATTATGCTTTGGTACAGTGGATACCTGGTTGCTCTGGAAGCTAACCAACGGCAAATCCTATGTAACAGATGTAAGCAATGCTTCGCGTACCATGATCTTTAATATCCATACCCTGCAATGGGATGAGGAATTGCTGCAGAAAATGGATATACCGGAAGCTATTTTACCTGAAGTACGCTCCAGCAGCGAAGTGTATGGCTATACGCAGCATCTGCTTACTTCAGCAGAAATACCGGTTGCGGGCATTGCAGGCGATCAGCAGGCTGCTTTGTTTGGGCAGATGTGTACCCAGGAGGGGATGGTAAAAAATACATACGGAACGGGTTGCTTTATGCTGATGAATACCGGTACGCAACCGGTTGCTTCAAAGAACAACCTGTTAACCACTATTGCCTGGAAGATCAATGGTAAAGTGCACTATGCTTTGGAAGGCAGTGTGTTTATAGCCGGTGCCGTAGTACAATGGCTGCGGGATGGATTAAAAGTAATTAACAAGTCATCAGATGTAGAAGCATTGACAGCAACCGAACCGGATAATGGCGGCGTGTATATGGTGCCTGCATTTACAGGTTTGGGTGCACCTTACTGGAACCAGCATGCAAGGGGAATTATTGTGGGCCTTACCAGGGGATCCAGCGATGGCCATATTGCAAGGGCTGCTGTAGAAAGCATTGCTTATCAAACAATGGATGTGCTGAAAGCTATGGAGGCCGATGCCGGCATCACTATTAAAGAAGTACGGGTAGATGGAGGTGCTACCATCAATGACTACCTGATGCAATTCCAGGCCAATCTGCTCAACACTGCGGTAGTAAGGCCCACCATTACCGAAACCACTGCACTCGGCGCCGCTTATTTAGCAGGACTGGCAGTAGGTTTCTGGGAAAGCATCGAGGACGTGCAGGCTTACTGGAAAAAAGAAAAGTTTTTCGAACCTTATATGAAGGAAGACGTTCGGGGCATGCTTCAAAAAGAATGGAAACGGGCGATAAAAGCAGCGCAGGTATGGTCGGAGGAATGA
- a CDS encoding MIP/aquaporin family protein, which translates to MNIFTSELVGTAILILLGNGVVANVVLNKTKGNNSGWIVITFGWAMAVFIGVFISSKTSGGHINPAITIALAYLGKVDLSLVPAYIGGQLSGAMLGSLLVWLAYKQHYTATDDTAAKLATFSTGPAIRNTFHNLITEAIGTFVLVFAVLFIIAPASSLGALDALPAAFIVLAIGLSLGGATGYAINPARDLGPRIMHALLPIGKKGHSDWAYSWIPVVGPIIGALLAAIIFKYYMI; encoded by the coding sequence ATGAACATATTTACAAGTGAGCTCGTTGGTACCGCCATTCTCATTTTGCTGGGTAATGGTGTAGTGGCAAATGTAGTGCTCAATAAAACCAAGGGTAATAATAGCGGCTGGATTGTCATCACATTTGGCTGGGCCATGGCTGTTTTTATTGGCGTATTTATCTCCTCCAAAACCAGCGGCGGACATATTAACCCGGCCATAACAATAGCGTTAGCCTACCTGGGTAAGGTAGACCTTTCTTTAGTCCCTGCTTACATAGGAGGACAATTGTCGGGAGCTATGCTGGGATCTTTATTAGTATGGCTTGCGTACAAACAACACTATACAGCCACTGATGATACAGCCGCCAAGCTTGCTACGTTTAGTACCGGCCCTGCAATAAGAAATACATTTCATAATTTAATTACTGAGGCAATAGGGACTTTCGTACTTGTATTTGCAGTTTTATTTATTATAGCGCCAGCCAGTAGTTTAGGAGCCCTTGACGCGCTGCCCGCAGCTTTCATTGTGTTGGCTATCGGCTTGAGTTTAGGCGGAGCCACAGGGTATGCGATTAATCCCGCCCGGGACCTGGGACCCCGCATCATGCACGCCTTATTACCCATCGGTAAAAAAGGCCATAGCGACTGGGCCTATAGCTGGATACCCGTTGTGGGTCCTATCATAGGTGCATTATTAGCTGCAATTATTTTCAAATATTATATGATATAG
- the idi gene encoding isopentenyl-diphosphate Delta-isomerase produces the protein MNSLNEQVVLVDRNDNRIGLMEKLEAHEKGLLHRAFSVLLFNNQKELLLQQRAFDKYHCGGLWTNTCCSHPHPGEDVKDAALRRLREEMGIECDLKKSFEFIYRAEFDNGLTEHEYDHVFTGTFSGAPVINLHEVADWKYLSREALQIDMTKHPENYTPWFKIIIDKMR, from the coding sequence ATGAATTCATTAAATGAACAGGTAGTACTCGTTGATAGAAATGACAACCGTATTGGATTAATGGAGAAATTGGAAGCGCATGAAAAAGGCCTGCTTCACCGTGCCTTTTCGGTACTCCTGTTCAACAATCAAAAGGAATTGCTTTTACAGCAAAGAGCATTTGATAAGTATCACTGCGGCGGCCTGTGGACGAACACCTGCTGCAGTCACCCTCACCCGGGGGAAGACGTAAAAGATGCAGCGCTGCGACGCCTGAGGGAAGAAATGGGCATTGAATGCGACCTGAAAAAATCCTTTGAATTTATCTATAGAGCAGAGTTTGATAACGGACTCACCGAACATGAGTATGATCATGTATTCACCGGGACGTTTTCGGGAGCGCCGGTTATTAATTTACATGAAGTGGCCGACTGGAAGTACCTATCACGGGAAGCACTTCAAATAGACATGACAAAGCATCCTGAAAACTACACTCCATGGTTTAAAATCATCATTGACAAAATGAGGTAA